acagTCGTTCTGTATTTGTAATGATTTGTGTAAGGTGGGTTAACAGGCAGGGTTTATCATGTAAAAattcaaacgatatatttgtaaaataataatttatgaataaaaattttatatacatgttttgagcaatctaaaagccaatctTGTACAATAAACTTCGTTAAAATGccttaaaatcaaatttaaatttaaggttaaaaatttaaattttagtttataaatataaacacaagCGAAAAGACGATCTAAAATCTTTTTGGAACATACGACAGTACTGGCCGTGCATGCATGGTCTCCTCTCGCAGGTCATCGTGAATGCAAATCGGCCATACCAGCCATGCTTTGCTACATTTATTTTCGCTATAAAAACTTaatatttgaagttaattttaagaattattttactatagtttatttttcagtattttgttttaaattattaaacgcACACGTATAAGAGTTTTAATTGTTTTCTTAATGGCTCATAAgtcattttgcttataatgAGTACTTCTTATAAAGTGAATGACAATTGAGTTCGAGTTTGAAAAGTAGAGTTAAATGTATTGAATGTTGAAAAATTGAAGGGTACCTTAGTACTCGTCCCATAAAGAGTATACTTTTTACATTGGTTATGTTCCATGCTTGACCGttctcttatttaaaaaagtttttgagattatattttcattgttattagattataaaatataaataatactatatatgtgactattttttagatttttttataaatttttaaataaaacaaatggtgaaATATTAGATacgaaaattcaaaaaaaaggttaaattgAGACGAATGTATTACTTTTTAGCTTTGTATTGGCACCCGAAGGAGTGTTTCTAGTATAGCTGACTTGCTTTTCTCTTATCAGGTTGGAGCACACAGCAAGCAACCATATGAATATAGGGGTAGGAGAGCATACATGCATAGCTCATACTACTATGCACTTGCCGTCTAGCTCTGTGTCTCTCTCATGGTTCATATTTATGACGATGATGAAGGACGTGCACAACAGTATTAACAAATGATTATTGTCAAACCCACAACAGCAACAatgataaatacaatttgggcGGACAGTACGTGCTTTATTTAATCTGGACAGATTGGACCAGCTTCTGATCTGttctatagctaattatacTATTAGTCAAAGGGTGAACAGAGAAATGcgttgataataataataataataataataataataataataataataataataataataagaaaaaattttcaaaagctGAGAAAGAGCTCAAGATCAGCTACTTGTCTGAAGAAGATCATTCCCTGCTGATTGCTGCTGCAACTTGCATGCAGCTCATCAGCAGCTACTAGCTCCAAACCAACCGAActctaatttgttttgttgcttgCCTTTGCTTGCTTGGTTGCTGCACTATTAATTTCCGAACCATTATTTTTTCGAGAGAGATCCAAAGCACATAGATGCATGCCACGTTCTTCTCCCCCTCTTGTTAACCCAGATTTCCTCTTTTTCGCGCATACCCTTTTCGAAGTGCTAAACGACGtgtgttttataaaaattttctatagaaagttactttaaaaacatattaatatatttctcatttttagtaactaataattaattaattatgtattaataaaTTACAACGTTTTTCGTACCGATAACTAATCTGAACGGGCCGCAGTGGATGAATGAATGATATGagcattatatattttgagacgacATTGGCATGTGGTGGAGCCCcatggagggaggaggaagcagtGGAGTGGAAGAAGAGACTTCCTTTGTGAACAGCTAGCTGGATGGATAGCCCACACACCATTAATTCCATTGGTTTAGTAGTCCTTGGGTACAAGGCTATAGGGTTAGTTCAGTTGGCTTCCCTCCAAGGGAAATCCAAAACAAGTCAAGAGACAGTGCAACAAGGAATCCCTTCTCTAGCCAGGcactgcatctgcatctgcatgcatggacaCACATGGAAGCAACACCAAAAGGCAGGCCAGTGCCATTTGTTAGCTAGCACTTGCTAGCTAAGCTGCTCATCAAGAAGCTGTGTTAATTAAGAGTCTTGACAAGGGTAGATTGGATCAACAGTTGTATAATTGTACTGGCTTTTCTGGTATTTATGCAGTAGTAGCAGTAAAAACACTCTGCAACCACGGCTGGGCAGGGAAGGGAGGTTGCCTGCAAGTAAAGCAGTCTGCATCTGTTTTGCAATCTAACagttttttattctatttatacttgtaagccaaaatttaaatttttaatcttaattctagagttgattttgggtttttttctaCTTTATTTGTTaacctttgcttttatattacTATGAACAAACATCAAAAAGTTCTATtgacaaactattttttcgtCTATGAATTTGTCGTTTCGATTTTTCCACTGGAAAGCAAAATAATGACCACCAAAATCAATTCACAGCTGTGCTGCTGCAAAGCTTGAGGAGCCTGGAGTTATTTTATTGGGCACCCTCCAGAATGAGAAGAACAAAGGATTGGTGTTCCTTTCCTTCCATGCAGGAAATGGAATCTGAAGAATTTTGGGAATTTGGCTTGGACCAGAATTGGTTGATTCCTGCAGCTAGCTTCCACTTCTCATGCAGTGACTTGTACAcctgaagaaaaaaactgCAACACCAACAGCCTTCGCTTCACAGTTTCAACATCTCCTACTTTTCGTTTACTGCTTTTATGAAGAATCTTGACTGGTTCATCTTCTATTCAGCAAATGGCACGTTCATTCACAAACAGATAGTGTAGTATGATACTAGTTTAGACTGTGCTCTTTGGTGTGTACATGTGCAGTAGGGTGTGCGTGTGGGCATCTTCCATGtaattcaaaataatttatttgaggAAGCACCGATGATATGATGGTAGAGTTACTGGTGCATGCCTCTACCCATATAGAATCTTAAACATATGCAACATatgtttaaaagtttaataattttaaggaTGCCTAATGTACCTGGATATGGTGTTGGgacatatttttatgcatatgtttaaaagtttaatatgTTTTGGTGTGTAAACTATTTTTCTAGAGCCATATACATCCATATACGTGTTGCGAGTGAGTTAGGGGTAATATGGTACTTtcaagtgttttttttaggggaagagagaaggaaaTACGCATTCAAACATGTATGACTATTTCAAAGGAGTGATACCGGATATAGTATCATTTTAGAAAAACCTATGATTTCATGGCCATTTTAGCGAAACCGTCTGTTTTGATAGCCCAAGTGGCAAATTTCTCCGGAAGAAGTCTCTCACTCAAAAGCGATTACGGCCCATGACTCGGCCCATCAGGCGGGCCCAAAAGGGCCCATCCGTAGCCGTCATCTGGCAGGTGGGGCCAGGCTGTCATAGCTCACTTCCCGCCAAATTTGGGGGGAGCGCCTCCGCGaagccctcgccgccgctcgccggaggcaacggcgccaccgcctcccttCCTTACTAAGGCCGCTTGCGATGGCcgcggaagaggaggaggaaggaaggaagcatCCCCATGCTCGCGCGCCTCgtccccctctccccctccctccccttcgCCTGCGATGGGGtgcgcggcgtcggcgaccgACGACAGGGCTgagcagcggcggaggcgggggcgggggcgggggagggggcgggcggcgggccaCAACAGCGAGACGTCCACCACGGGCGTCCTGGTGACGCGCCACCAGAACGACGGCCAGCCGGAGCCGACTTCCGCCGCCGTAGCGGCCGCGAGGAGGCGCGGGTGCAAGGTGGCGCCGGAGCccaaggaggaggacggcgcggcggcggcgttcctTCTGGCGATGCCCGGCTCCCCCAGCTTCCGGTTATACTGCCAGAAGTCCTCCGCCGTcgacgcgctcgtcgccgacgccgacggcggcgacagcgacgccaGAACCACCAAGGGTAACTGaattcccctctcctctcctgccTGCAATCTTACCAAATTTTCTCACGCTGACACTTGTGCAACCCGCTTCGTTGCAGAGACGCCTCAGCCGATCAAGAACGAtggccgcgccgtcgtcgtgcctGGCTCCGTCGAGGTGGGTTCATGGCACTCGATCGAGCAATGAATCCTTGGCTTCAGGTTCATGGCACTCGATCGAGCAATGAATCCTTGACTTCTAGCTGTTTTTGATGTGCAAATCAACAATGCAGCTCTCCAAACCGGAGGCGAGCAGGTGGCTGAGGTTCAGatgcctcgtcgccgccgcggtgtgCAGCTTGTTCAGCCGCCATGGCACTGCAGCTTCAGCTTcatctcatcctcctcctgccgCAAAATCTCACCATCGCTGAGCCGCTTCAgactctgctgctgctgcagcaggaTCATCTCATCTCTGAATGAGATATTTCACATTGGACTTCTCAGCTTGTAAACTGTGGCTGATCCAGATGATGATGCTCTGCATCATTTGCTGTATTTTTAATGTTGGTTTTGTTTGTAAGCTAACCCTCCTGCATTTGAGAAAACTGATCTCGTGGATGATGGAAGGAGCTCCAGTGATTTGCTGCTCCTTTTGTGTATTATAGAAAAGAAATTCTAATTAGGTTGAAAGGAAAGGAGAAGCATAGTGGATTTGGAAGGTGTTCATCCAGGTTTGATGAGCTGAGAAGAATTTCTGTCTCTCTGATTTCAATCTGGATATGATTTGAATGTATACAGAATTTCTCAGGAGTAGATGGCCATAAGACAGCTTAAAGATAGAAAAttgattgatctttttttttgaactgcCTATGTTTGCTCATGGAATTCTTTCACCTATCATACATAAATGCATTATTCACAACTCAACTTTAATATATTCTCTGAACTATACAGGTATTGCCTATCATATCATTTGAAGATTTAAAATGAACATCTACTGTGATGTAAAGagcaaaaaagagagaaaaaaagagatgaaTATAATTAGCTTGTCATTTCACTGCACCTACTACATTTCTTGATTTGGTTCTGAACTGATCCCTGTTCTTCCTTCTCACCTCCATTGGATGGCCAAGCGAGTACGGCTTGAAAGCGCCGATGAGAACAGTGGAAGGTGGCATCTTGAGGCTTGGCTTTGACTTCTGCATGTTCTTCTTTGGACTATTTAGGTAAGACTTCATGTGGCCAAATATTAGGCTAGGCATTTTCTTTAGCTCCACAACGGATGATGTGAAGAATTGTTCCGCAGTTGCATCAGCCGATGAATCGAGACTAAACCCGATTGACGCATCTAGGTGAGGCGGGGGAAATCTCTCGAGTTTGGTTGTGCTTGTGCTCGTCACCAATCTTGGGATCTGAAGATAAAATTAACAGAGTTCACATTTTAGTCATAAGTTCACTGAtgtctaaatagttatcagGAATGCAGATTTTGATACAGCAATACAGCATTAGATAGAAAACAGTTTACACAACTATTCATGAATATTTTGTCAGCAGCAGTGGTCATTTCAGTAAGATGTAGCTGAGATAAAATTCTTGCATAAGAAATTAGGATAGGGAAACATACATTTGGTTTTGTTTGAGGCTTATTATTGACATCTGGAGTAAATACTCTGCGCCCAGGATTTTGCGACATGGACTTTCTTGTTGCGGTCTGACGTTCTACTGAACCATTAGCCCTCAACTTCCTGAAATATGTAACAGATGTTATATGTTTTTGTCAACATAAGAAAATagatgaaatatataaaagtcacAAAGAGTTGTGCAAGACCTTTTGTGCTTCTCATACTTCAACTTCACATCTATTTCTTTACATGGTGGATACCGGGGAAGGCTTGATGGTTCACAAGCATATGGTTCTGTCCTGAAGAACTGAATTCACAGAGAACGATAAGTAAAGGTGAACAAATAGAAGCCATAAAACTCGCCTTCTTATCCAAACTATAAGTACTACTGCCTACTTGATTTAGTGGATCTTATCATTGTCTGTGGTAAATTTAGTTGATCTTATCATTGTCTGCATACTATTGcttaatatttatctttatcttcAGAGGTTAGTTGCTTGTGGGAATGTGAAGGGTAGTATCAACCTCACTGCTGAGAGCATCAGTTGCTGTGCCTCTCATGTCTGGGTCAATAGCTAGGAGAGTCTCAAGAAGTGATAGCGCAGACGGTGGCACATCTTTAAATTTCTCCGCGATGCATCGCTCATACGACCTGAACGAAGAATGCGGGAACTTCATTTTATCCCAGTAATCTTCTGGTGGAGTACCACATAGCTTGAAGATTTTGTGCAATTGCTCCACCTGAATAGCCAAGAGTTTGATCTCTAAATCACATTCAGTTCTGTGAGCTATttatgtaaaaagaaatcgaTGTTTCAGTAGGATCAAACTGGCAGGTACCTCTGTTCTTCCTGGGAATATAGGCTCACCAAGAAGCAATTCTGCCAATATGCAACCGACGCTCCAAAGATCAACACCGACACCGTAATGAGTAGCACCTAACAAGAGTTCAGGTGGACGATACCAAAGTGTGATCACTTGGGTAGTCATCGGCTGCTCCTTATTATCAGGATCAAATGAGGTGGCAAGTCCAAAATCAGCTATCTTGAGGATTCCATCATTGCTGACAAGGAGGTTGGAACTCTTGATGTCTCGGTGCAGGACACCCTTGTTGTGGCAGTGTTCAATCCCGGTCAGTAGCTGTTTCATGTAGCACTTTACCTGTAGACAGCAAACCAATTTGAATTCATGGAAAAGACAAAACAACAAATCACACTCGTATACATGAAAAGGTTGTCCTGGTTGGGCCCTTCAGgttcaggaaaaaaatagcTCATCACCACACTTTTGACAATTCTTAATGCAATTGTGCTAACTGCAGACAATGTGGACTGTTGAATCAGTTGAAAGGATTTCTTCTTCTAACTTGTAAGCAACGTGTGAACATAAATTGTAGTGCATGTCACTGTCAGCTGAACATAAATATACTTCTGGGTCTAGTTGTTTTGGTTATTCTGCCTGTCAGACTTGTTTGCTTCTTCGCAAAAAGCCAGACTTGTAAATTTCTTGCCAGCAAGTGTACTTACCCTCCTTtctcttaatgaaatttggccGGCCCAGTTGGACCGGCCcgactaaaaaaaaaaaagcagtcaATGATTCTTCTTCTAGAACGGAAGAAAATACTGGCTGTATTCACATGTTTCAATCAGTTTTGACTGAAATGCTTTAAATTAAGTTACCTTTAAACTTCAGGGCTATATCGTTGGTGTTGTCAGTGCAAACTTCTAATAGGGAAAATGCTTCCGTAAGTTATGTGCAAATTGGATTATCTGTGGTAACCGGTTCAACAAGACATGTACAATTTTGTCTTGACAAAACTCGAGTTACATAACaatgtttttctctctctaaaaatGCAACGATTCGTACTCTATTATTAGCAGAGTGCAGTTGCATTCAACAGCACACTAGAGCTGACTGTCCTAAGAAATCAAAGCAACTTATGGTACGAAATTTTCTAAAGACTTACCTAATCTCTGACTAGAGAGTATGTGTTCAACTGCAGGGTGCCAACTGCCAAAGGCAAATTTATTCTTTCTATAGAGTTTGGTCCTATGGTCCACTAGATTTGTTGGGCGAGAAGTTCGTGCAAAATAGTACACAAAACACGGTTGTTCTGGCCAAGATTTGACTCTGTCCttcaagtttaaaaaaaatatttgaaccTACCATATGTTTTGGGGATGGAGACCCTTTAACGTGGTGGCTGACATATAGGCCCTACAGTAGTGGTCTCACGTATCAGTGATAACGTCACAACTAAAACTACATCAGAGAAGCTTTGTCCATGTTTTGGTCCTTGTATCTATTATCGAAAACATATCCTAGGTTTTGGTAATTGCCAAAATTGA
This is a stretch of genomic DNA from Oryza brachyantha chromosome 1, ObraRS2, whole genome shotgun sequence. It encodes these proteins:
- the LOC102711656 gene encoding probable serine/threonine-protein kinase At1g54610 isoform X2: MTISKVNFAQFIGSGTYSNVYKAREAESGRVVALKKVRVDGAGEAESARFMAREIALLRHLGDHPNIVRLDGLVTSRLATAPSLYLVFDYMDHDLTGLAAAALAAGSRLSLPQVKCYMKQLLTGIEHCHNKGVLHRDIKSSNLLVSNDGILKIADFGLATSFDPDNKEQPMTTQVITLWYRPPELLLGATHYGVGVDLWSVGCILAELLLGEPIFPGRTEVEQLHKIFKLCGTPPEDYWDKMKFPHSSFRSYERCIAEKFKDVPPSALSLLETLLAIDPDMRGTATDALSSEFFRTEPYACEPSSLPRYPPCKEIDVKLKYEKHKRKLRANGSVERQTATRKSMSQNPGRRVFTPDVNNKPQTKPNIPRLVTSTSTTKLERFPPPHLDASIGFSLDSSADATAEQFFTSSVVELKKMPSLIFGHMKSYLNSPKKNMQKSKPSLKMPPSTVLIGAFKPYSLGHPMEVRRKNRDQFRTKSRNVVGAVK
- the LOC102715724 gene encoding uncharacterized protein LOC102715724, with translation MGCAASATDDRAEQRRRRGRGRGRGRAAGHNSETSTTGVLVTRHQNDGQPEPTSAAVAAARRRGCKVAPEPKEEDGAAAAFLLAMPGSPSFRLYCQKSSAVDALVADADGGDSDARTTKETPQPIKNDGRAVVVPGSVELSKPEASRWLRFRCLVAAAVCSLFSRHGTAASASSHPPPAAKSHHR
- the LOC102711656 gene encoding probable serine/threonine-protein kinase At1g54610 isoform X1; the encoded protein is MGCILGKLAAAPGSSLFFPAAAAAGGGTEAGEVQLSPPKPEEIAEVKKDESGWPLWLSAAAGDALAGWAPRCADAFHKLEKIGSGTYSNVYKAREAESGRVVALKKVRVDGAGEAESARFMAREIALLRHLGDHPNIVRLDGLVTSRLATAPSLYLVFDYMDHDLTGLAAAALAAGSRLSLPQVKCYMKQLLTGIEHCHNKGVLHRDIKSSNLLVSNDGILKIADFGLATSFDPDNKEQPMTTQVITLWYRPPELLLGATHYGVGVDLWSVGCILAELLLGEPIFPGRTEVEQLHKIFKLCGTPPEDYWDKMKFPHSSFRSYERCIAEKFKDVPPSALSLLETLLAIDPDMRGTATDALSSEFFRTEPYACEPSSLPRYPPCKEIDVKLKYEKHKRKLRANGSVERQTATRKSMSQNPGRRVFTPDVNNKPQTKPNIPRLVTSTSTTKLERFPPPHLDASIGFSLDSSADATAEQFFTSSVVELKKMPSLIFGHMKSYLNSPKKNMQKSKPSLKMPPSTVLIGAFKPYSLGHPMEVRRKNRDQFRTKSRNVVGAVK